The Salvelinus alpinus chromosome 28, SLU_Salpinus.1, whole genome shotgun sequence genome includes a window with the following:
- the LOC139556878 gene encoding zonadhesin-like — protein sequence MDPAKVRAVRVACALDSEAATGVCQFYRRFICDYSRLAAPLTTTYTLSHWSPEAEAAFRELKRRFTSTPILIQPDPELQFVIEVDASDTGTEDLCIQTEDLSIQTEDLSIQTEDISIQTEDISIQTEDICIQTEDISIQTEDLCIQTEDLSIQTEDLSIQTEDLCIQTEDICIQTEDISIQTEDLSIQTEDLCIQTEDLSIQTEDLSIQTEDLCIQTEDISIQTEDLSIQTEDISIQTEDISIQTEDLSIQTEDLSIQTEDLSIQTEDLCIQTEDISIQTEDLSIQTEDISIQTEDISIQTEDLSIQTEDLSIHTEDLCIQTEDLSIQTEDLSIQTEDISIQTEDLCIQTEDLSIQTEDLSIQTEDLSIQTEDLSIQTEDLCIQTEDLSIQTEDLSIQTEDLSIQTEDLCIQTEDLSIQTEDLSIQTEDLSIQTEDLSIQTEDLCIQTEDLSIQTEDLSIQTEDLSIQTEDLSIHTEDLSIQTEDLSIQTEDLCIQTEDISIQTEDLCIQTEDLSIQTEDLSIQTEDLSIQTEDLCIQTEDISIQTEDLSIQTEDLSIQTEDLSIQTEDLSIQTEDLSIQTEDLCIQTEDICIQTEDLSIQTEDLSIQTEDLCIQTEDLCIQTEDLSIQTEDLSIQTEDLSIQTEDLSIQTEDLCIQTEDLSIQTEDLSIQTEDLSIQTEDLSIQTEDISLQTEDLCIQTEDICIQTEDISIQTEDLSIQTEDLSIQTEDLSIQTEDLCIQTEDLCIQTEDLCIQTEDISIQTEDLCIQTEDLSIQTEDLSIQTEDLSIQTEDISIQTEDISIQTEDISIQTEDLSIQTEDLSIQTEDISIQTEDISIQTEDISIQTEDISLQTEDLCIQTEDISIQTDCSMGMT from the exons ATGGACCCTGCCAAGGTCAGGGCAGTCAGAGTGGCCTGTGCCCTCGACTCTGAAGCAGCTACAGGGGTTTGCCAATTTTACAGACGTTTCATCTGTGACTACAGTCGTTTGGCAGCCCCTCTCACCACCACCTACACTTTGTCCCACTGGTCCCCTGAGGCAGAGGCAGCGTTCCGGGAACTCAAGCGTCGCTTCACTTCCACTCCGATCCTCATCCAGCCAGACCCAGAACTCCAGTTCGTCATCGAGGTGGACGCCTCCGACACCGGG ACTGAGGACCTATGTATTCAGACTGAGGACCTATCCATTCAGACTGAGGACCTATCCATTCAGACTGAGGACATATCCATTCAGACTGAGGACATATCCATTCAGACTGAGgacatatgtattcagactgaGGACATATCCATTCAGACTGAGGACCTATGTATTCAGACTGAGGACCTATCCATTCAGACTGAGGACCTATCCATTCAGACTGAGGACCTATGTATTCAGACTGAGgacatatgtattcagactgaGGACATATCCATTCAGACTGAGGACCTATCCATTCAGACTGAGGACCTATGTATTCAGACTGAGGACCTATCCATTCAGACTGAGGACCTATCCATTCAGACTGAGGACCTATGTATTCAGACTGAGGACATATCCATTCAGACTGAGGACCTATCCATTCAGACTGAGGACATATCCATTCAGACTGAGGACATATCCATTCAGACTGAGGACCTATCCATTCAGACTGAGGACCTATCCATTCAGACTGAGGACCTATCCATTCAGACTGAGGACCTATGTATTCAGACTGAGGACATATCCATTCAGACTGAGGACCTATCCATTCAGACTGAGGACATATCCATTCAGACTGAGGACATATCCATTCAGACTGAGGACCTATCCATTCAGACTGAGGACCTATCCATTCATACTGAGGACCTATGTATTCAGACTGAGGACCTATCCATTCAGACTGAGGACCTATCCATTCAGACTGAGGACATATCCATTCAGACTGAGGACCTATGTATTCAGACTGAGGACCTATCCATTCAGACTGAGGACCTATCCATTCAGACTGAGGACCTATCCATTCAGACTGAGGACCTATCCATTCAGACTGAGGACCTATGTATTCAGACTGAGGACCTATCCATTCAGACTGAGGACCTATCCATTCAGACTGAGGACCTATCCATTCAGACTGAGGACCTATGTATTCAGACTGAGGACCTATCCATTCAGACTGAGGACCTATCCATTCAGACTGAGGACCTATCCATTCAGACTGAGGACCTATCCATTCAGACTGAGGACCTATGTATTCAGACTGAGGACCTATCCATTCAGACTGAGGACCTATCCATTCAGACTGAGGACCTATCCATTCAGACTGAGGACCTATCCATTCATACTGAGGACCTATCCATTCAGACTGAGGACCTATCCATTCAAACTGAGGACCTATGTATTCAGACTGAGGACATATCTATTCAGACTGAGGACCTATGTATTCAGACTGAGGACCTATCCATTCAGACTGAGGACTTATCCATTCAGACTGAGGACCTATCCATTCAAACTGAGGACCTATGTATTCAGACTGAGGACATATCTATTCAGACTGAGGACCTATCCATTCAGACTGAGGACCTATCCATTCAGACTGAGGACTTATCCATTCAGACTGAGGACCTATCCATTCAGACTGAGGACCTATCCATTCAAACTGAGGACCTATGTATTCAGACTGAGgacatatgtattcagactgaGGACCTATCCATTCAGACTGAGGACCTATCCATTCAAACTGAGGACCTATGTATTCAGACTGAGGACCTATGTATTCAGACTGAGGACCTATCCATTCAGACTGAGGACCTATCCATTCAGACTGAGGACCTATCCATTCAGACTGAGGACCTATCCATTCAGACTGAGGACCTATGTATTCAGACTGAGGACCTATCCATTCAGACTGAGGACCTATCCATTCAGACTGAGGACCTATCCATTCAGACTGAGGACCTATCCATTCAGACTGAGGACATATCCCTTCAGACTGAGGACCTATGTATTCAGACTGAGgacatatgtattcagactgaGGACATATCCATTCAAACTGAGGACCTATCCATTCAGACTGAGGACCTATCCATTCAGACTGAGGACCTATCCATTCAAACTGAGGACCTATGTATTCAGACTGAGGACCTATGTATTCAGACTGAGGACCTATGTATTCAGACTGAGGACATATCTATTCAGACTGAGGACCTATGTATTCAGACTGAGGACCTATCCATTCAGACTGAGGACTTATCCATTCAGACTGAGGACCTATCCATTCAAACTGAGGACATATCTATTCAGACTGAGGACATATCCATTCAGACTGAGGACATATCCATTCAGACTGAGGACTTATCCATTCAGACTGAGGACCTATCCATTCAAACTGAGGACATATCTATTCAGACTGAGGACATATCCATTCAGACTGAGGACATATCTATTCAGACTGAGGACATATCCCTTCAGACTGAGGACCTATGTATTCAGACTGAGGACATATCTATTCAGACTGATTGCTCTATGGGCATGACATAG